Proteins encoded in a region of the bacterium genome:
- a CDS encoding methyltransferase domain-containing protein: MTDTKVFFDQVASRWNLNYKKSRLFQQRLNKIQELSNDVSIKDKAILDLGCGSGMISFYFAQSDARVTGIDVSEDMIGEARLLFSQNNMNATFAVGDATALNFPDATFDLITCISVLEWIENDEKALREISRVLKKDGILILSVPNKSSLLRWFEKLSAIMRKSLLRLSKTIKPSYLEYQHHQYRSTEIQLQLQKFGLSTLTSLYYAGPFENSKFIQSWMSHSCLGMMYFLKCKKTG; encoded by the coding sequence ATGACGGATACCAAAGTTTTTTTTGACCAAGTCGCCTCACGCTGGAATCTGAATTACAAAAAAAGCCGTCTTTTTCAACAAAGGCTTAATAAAATTCAGGAACTTTCAAACGATGTTTCGATAAAAGATAAGGCCATTCTCGACCTTGGCTGTGGTAGCGGCATGATCAGTTTCTACTTCGCCCAGTCTGATGCGCGTGTGACGGGCATCGACGTATCTGAAGACATGATCGGAGAAGCCCGATTATTATTTTCACAAAACAACATGAATGCTACTTTTGCAGTCGGCGATGCAACAGCGCTCAATTTTCCTGATGCGACATTTGATCTCATTACCTGTATCAGCGTTTTGGAGTGGATAGAAAATGATGAAAAAGCTTTGCGTGAAATATCGCGCGTGCTTAAGAAGGATGGCATTTTGATTCTATCCGTTCCAAATAAAAGCAGCCTGTTACGATGGTTTGAAAAATTATCAGCTATTATGCGAAAGAGCTTATTGCGATTGTCAAAAACGATCAAACCAAGTTATCTTGAATACCAGCATCATCAATACCGTTCAACCGAAATACAGCTGCAATTACAAAAATTCGGTCTGAGCACTTTGACATCCCTTTATTATGCCGGTCCTTTCGAAAATTCAAAATTTATCCAATCATGGATGAGCCATTCTTGTTTAGGAATGATGTATTTTTT